One genomic region from Conexibacter woesei Iso977N encodes:
- a CDS encoding flagellar hook-basal body protein encodes MYTAAAGMAAQQTRIDAVSNDLANVDTTGYKSARLAFRDLVYDSAQGYGAAKAVEIGAGSAATSIGRSSAQGDLQQTGRSLDVALNGPGFIQVKLADGRTGMTRDGNLQVSPDGRLRLSSGQLVDPQITIPQGADDAAIAIKADGTVSYQGRSLGQLKLVDVPAESGLQGGPDNTFVATKASGAIRAANRSTILTQGTLEGSNVDESQAMTDMIEAQRAFQMASKAITTQDQMLEMANQVKK; translated from the coding sequence ATGTACACGGCCGCTGCCGGCATGGCAGCGCAGCAGACGCGCATCGACGCGGTCTCCAACGATCTCGCGAACGTCGACACGACGGGCTACAAGTCCGCGCGTCTCGCGTTCCGTGATCTCGTGTACGACTCCGCCCAGGGCTACGGCGCCGCGAAGGCCGTCGAGATCGGGGCGGGTTCCGCTGCCACGTCGATCGGTCGCAGCTCCGCGCAGGGCGACCTGCAGCAGACCGGCCGCTCGCTCGACGTCGCGCTCAACGGCCCGGGCTTCATCCAGGTCAAGCTGGCCGACGGCAGGACGGGCATGACGCGCGACGGCAACCTGCAGGTCTCGCCGGACGGCAGGCTCCGCCTCTCCAGCGGCCAGCTGGTCGACCCGCAGATCACGATCCCCCAGGGCGCCGACGACGCCGCGATCGCGATCAAGGCCGACGGCACCGTCTCCTACCAGGGCAGGTCGCTCGGGCAGCTCAAGCTCGTCGACGTGCCCGCCGAGTCCGGCCTGCAGGGCGGACCGGACAACACCTTCGTGGCGACCAAGGCCAGCGGCGCGATCCGCGCGGCCAACAGGTCCACCATCTTGACCCAGGGCACCCTGGAAGGGTCGAACGTCGACGAGTCGCAGGCGATGACCGACATGATCGAGGCCCAGCGCGCGTTCCAGATGGCCAGCAAGGCCATCACGACGCAG
- a CDS encoding flagellar hook-basal body protein, protein MERGLYIAAAGMVAEMVRQDQISNDLANAATPGYKSDQSQQRSFNDLLLQNTKTGETIGKLGQGPLITKTVTDLDPDALKPTQEPLDLAIEGQGYFGVQTSAGVRFTRDGSFQANAQGYLTDQQGNTVLGSDRKPVKINADGTVDTAKVGNFALTGVKKQGDSYFTGTAAGKGTGEIRSGYLESSNVEAGKVMVDMMASLRAFEAGQKAIQTIDGTLQQAAGQVGNLPA, encoded by the coding sequence ATGGAACGCGGGCTTTACATCGCCGCCGCCGGCATGGTTGCCGAGATGGTGCGGCAGGACCAGATCTCCAACGACCTGGCGAACGCAGCGACCCCGGGCTACAAGTCCGACCAGTCGCAGCAGCGGTCGTTCAACGACCTCCTGCTCCAGAACACCAAGACCGGCGAGACGATCGGCAAGCTCGGGCAGGGCCCGCTCATCACCAAGACGGTGACGGACCTGGACCCGGACGCGCTGAAGCCCACGCAGGAGCCGCTGGACCTCGCGATCGAGGGCCAGGGCTACTTCGGCGTGCAGACCTCGGCGGGCGTCCGCTTCACGCGCGACGGCTCGTTCCAGGCCAACGCCCAGGGCTACCTGACCGACCAGCAGGGCAACACCGTGCTGGGGTCCGACCGCAAGCCGGTGAAGATCAACGCCGACGGCACGGTCGACACGGCCAAGGTCGGCAACTTCGCGCTGACGGGCGTCAAGAAGCAGGGCGACTCCTACTTCACCGGCACCGCCGCCGGGAAGGGCACGGGCGAGATCCGCTCGGGCTACCTGGAGAGCTCGAACGTCGAAGCCGGCAAGGTCATGGTCGACATGATGGCCTCGCTGCGCGCGTTCGAGGCCGGCCAGAAGGCCATCCAGACGATCGACGGCACGCTTCAGCAGGCCGCCGGTCAAGTCGGCAACCTCCCCGCGTAA